CCAGGATCGTCAACAAGAAGAAGAAAGAGTACGGAATGCGCCTCACGGTGGAATCCACCGGCGGGTCGGTTTTCAACATCAACGCCATTATGGAAGGCGACCTGGAGTTCGGTGTTGTCCAGTCGGACCGCCAGTACCAGGCCTTTAACGGCAGCCCCAACTCTGAGTGGGACGGCAACCCCCAGAAGAACCTGCGGGCCCTGTTTGCCATCCATCCCGAGAGCATCACACTTGTGGCCGCCGTCGATTCCGGTATCAACACAGTCATGGACCTCAAGGGCAAGCAGGTCAACATCGGCAACCCCGGGTCCGGACAGAGGCAGAACTCCATCGACGCCCTGACCGCCCTGGGCATCGATTACGAAAAGGACATCCAGGCAGAAAGCCTCAAGGCTGCCGAGGCCCCGGGCATGCTCCAGGACGGCCGCCTCGATGCCTTCTTCTACACCGTGGGCCATCCCTCCGGCGCCTTCAAGGAGGCCACCAGCGGGACGAGGAAGGTAAGGTTCGTCCCCATCGAGCTGCCCGCTTCCTTCTATGAGAAGTTCCCCTACTACGCTCCAAGCGTCGTTCCGGTCGTCGGCAACTACCCGGGCGCCGCGAACGATGCCGACGTTCCGAGCTTCGGAGTCAAGGCGACCTTCGTGACCTCCAGCAAGGTCAAGGAGAAGTACGTTTACGGACTGGTCAAGGAGATCTTCGAGAACTTCGACGAGTTCAAGAAGCTGCACCCCGCCTATGCGGTTTTGACCAAGGAGAACATGCTCCAGGGTCTTTCGGCTCCACTGCACAAGGGTGCCGAGAAGTACTTCAGGGAAGTGGGCATGATGAAGTAGCAGCATCGCTTCTGTTCCATGGTGTTCCTGCCGCGCCCATGGCGCGGCAGGAACCTTTCCCGATCAACCGGAGATGAGTGCGGCGGCCGGATCGATGAGCAGCAGCGCCCGGGAAGGGCGCCCGGATCAGTGACCGGC
This bacterium DNA region includes the following protein-coding sequences:
- a CDS encoding TAXI family TRAP transporter solute-binding subunit, whose translation is MRRTTMFIVALAAVALAVTGITPVTAVAATKYLTIGTGGVTGVYYPTGGAIARIVNKKKKEYGMRLTVESTGGSVFNINAIMEGDLEFGVVQSDRQYQAFNGSPNSEWDGNPQKNLRALFAIHPESITLVAAVDSGINTVMDLKGKQVNIGNPGSGQRQNSIDALTALGIDYEKDIQAESLKAAEAPGMLQDGRLDAFFYTVGHPSGAFKEATSGTRKVRFVPIELPASFYEKFPYYAPSVVPVVGNYPGAANDADVPSFGVKATFVTSSKVKEKYVYGLVKEIFENFDEFKKLHPAYAVLTKENMLQGLSAPLHKGAEKYFREVGMMK